One window of the Chryseotalea sp. WA131a genome contains the following:
- a CDS encoding ABC transporter permease codes for MLKNYITIAIRNIRKRKFFAGINILGMTAGITACLLIALYVIDEFSYDRFHANADRMYQVGLHEKFGERDVRRTSVCPPLADAMMAEIPEVESTVRMSPWLKLDIHYQEKSTTEYKVFFTESNFFEFFSFKLISGNARTALKEPNSIVLTEKTARKLFGDENPLEKIVIIGEGEYKATYKVTGVAADCPSNSHFSFDVLVSADGPDNYFKLNAWLNSGVYTYFLLQKNTPVSEVEKKFENIVTKYVTPELQKFLGNSLDQVRKSGGIYSFYATKITDIHLRSTSQFDIEPSGNMMYIYIFGGIGIFIVAIACINFMNMSTAQSAGRAKEVGLRKTLGSLRSQMIWQFLAESMLYSLVAVALAIMLCYFLLPAFNILSGKDLSMIHLLDIKFMLGAGIMLLIVGLLAGSYPAFYLTSFSPVEVLKGKVTSGLKSKGIRSTLVVFQFAISIFLIIFTLVVYAQINFMQQQQMGMDKKNVLVIEAGDRLGKNGEAFRNAIAQQSGVSKVSFTVNKFPGVYSPGVMRSARSSGDHFVGVYRADFDFQDVMKFEMKDGRYFSKDFLADSTAVVINEAAAKEFGFDKAEGQEILHSPNGSFVPAHVIGIMKDFNFESYHDKVRPLAIFPWPFSAANMMVRYEGNAQTLIDNTSKLWKQYAGSEPFEYSFMDENFDKLFRSELRMGQVLSVFSGLAIFIACLGLFALAAFTAEQRTKEIGIRKILGASVGSLSMMLTKEFIVLVVIAFIPSAVLSWWASSQWLNEFAYRVNINQFIFVGAGVSAIAIAWLTVGYQSIKAARANPVDSLRHE; via the coding sequence ATGCTTAAGAACTATATCACCATTGCCATCCGCAACATTCGTAAGCGAAAGTTTTTTGCCGGCATCAATATATTAGGTATGACTGCCGGCATAACGGCTTGTTTACTCATTGCCTTGTATGTGATTGATGAATTTAGTTACGATCGTTTTCACGCGAATGCCGATCGGATGTACCAAGTTGGGCTGCACGAGAAGTTTGGCGAGCGAGATGTGAGGAGGACATCTGTTTGCCCACCCTTAGCAGATGCGATGATGGCAGAAATACCTGAAGTGGAGTCCACCGTGAGGATGAGTCCTTGGTTGAAACTAGACATACATTATCAGGAAAAGTCAACCACCGAGTATAAAGTGTTTTTTACGGAAAGCAACTTTTTTGAATTCTTCTCCTTTAAACTCATTTCTGGGAATGCCAGAACCGCCTTGAAAGAGCCTAACTCAATTGTGCTTACCGAGAAGACAGCGCGCAAATTATTCGGTGATGAAAACCCACTTGAAAAAATAGTCATCATCGGTGAGGGTGAATACAAGGCGACCTATAAAGTGACTGGTGTAGCAGCCGATTGCCCTAGCAACTCACATTTTAGTTTTGACGTATTGGTTTCGGCTGACGGGCCGGATAATTACTTCAAATTAAACGCGTGGCTTAACAGTGGTGTATACACTTACTTTCTGTTGCAGAAAAACACGCCCGTTTCTGAGGTCGAGAAAAAATTTGAAAACATAGTGACTAAATATGTAACCCCTGAACTGCAGAAATTTTTAGGCAACAGCTTGGATCAGGTTCGTAAGTCTGGGGGAATCTATAGTTTCTACGCTACAAAAATCACTGATATCCATTTGAGGTCAACTTCGCAGTTTGATATAGAGCCCAGTGGGAACATGATGTACATTTACATCTTTGGCGGCATAGGCATTTTTATCGTAGCTATCGCCTGCATCAATTTCATGAACATGTCCACTGCGCAATCTGCCGGTCGCGCAAAGGAAGTCGGCTTGCGCAAAACCTTGGGCTCGCTTCGCAGCCAGATGATCTGGCAATTTCTTGCTGAGTCGATGCTCTACAGTTTGGTGGCTGTTGCCTTGGCCATAATGCTTTGCTACTTTTTGCTGCCTGCTTTCAATATACTTTCTGGAAAAGACTTGTCGATGATCCATTTACTGGATATTAAATTTATGTTGGGGGCTGGAATTATGTTGTTGATTGTTGGTTTGCTTGCAGGAAGCTATCCAGCATTTTACCTTACCTCATTTAGTCCAGTTGAAGTGCTGAAGGGGAAAGTTACCTCAGGGCTCAAGAGCAAAGGCATCCGTAGCACGTTGGTAGTGTTTCAATTTGCTATTTCTATTTTCCTCATCATCTTCACTTTGGTTGTTTATGCTCAAATCAATTTCATGCAACAACAACAAATGGGCATGGACAAGAAAAATGTGTTGGTGATTGAAGCTGGTGATCGACTTGGCAAAAATGGGGAGGCCTTTCGCAATGCAATTGCTCAGCAATCGGGAGTATCAAAAGTCAGTTTTACCGTCAACAAATTTCCAGGAGTTTACAGCCCTGGTGTGATGCGCTCTGCCAGATCATCTGGAGATCATTTTGTTGGAGTTTATCGAGCCGATTTTGACTTTCAAGATGTGATGAAGTTTGAGATGAAGGATGGCCGTTATTTTTCAAAGGACTTTCTGGCTGATTCTACCGCGGTGGTTATCAACGAAGCAGCCGCAAAGGAATTTGGATTTGATAAGGCAGAAGGGCAAGAGATTCTTCATAGTCCAAATGGTTCCTTCGTTCCAGCGCACGTTATCGGCATTATGAAAGATTTTAATTTTGAAAGCTACCACGACAAAGTGCGACCGTTAGCTATTTTTCCATGGCCTTTCTCTGCGGCAAACATGATGGTGCGCTACGAAGGCAATGCCCAAACATTGATAGACAACACCTCAAAACTCTGGAAGCAATATGCCGGCTCCGAACCATTCGAGTATTCTTTCATGGATGAAAATTTTGACAAACTTTTTCGTTCGGAGCTTCGGATGGGTCAAGTGTTGAGCGTATTCTCAGGCTTGGCCATTTTCATTGCTTGCCTTGGTTTGTTCGCGCTTGCCGCATTCACGGCAGAACAGCGCACCAAAGAGATCGGCATACGTAAAATACTGGGCGCATCGGTGGGCTCGCTTTCAATGATGCTGACGAAAGAATTTATTGTGCTCGTGGTTATTGCGTTTATACCTTCGGCTGTGCTAAGTTGGTGGGCATCGTCTCAGTGGTTGAATGAATTCGCTTACCGTGTGAACATTAATCAATTTATTTTTGTCGGTGCTGGTGTATCTGCCATCGCAATCGCTTGGCTTACGGTTGGATATCAGTCAATCAAAGCTGCAAGAGCTAATCCCGTGGACTCATTGAGACATGAATAA